The Tachysurus vachellii isolate PV-2020 chromosome 15, HZAU_Pvac_v1, whole genome shotgun sequence nucleotide sequence ACAGATAAGTGTCCAGctagcatcattattgttattactggaTTAAAGAACAATCTTCTATATTAAaagtaactaaaataaaagcaacaaaacaggacatttcaaaaaatgaacatcaccttaagttggtttgaATGCTTATACACACCTGAAGTATTTTCTTGACCTGCTGATTGATGAAGGTTTAAACTCATTTGTTTGGTTTTCTCACTGATATGATCATTAATATGTAAAATCAACAGGCTGTTGTTACAGTTGTCATAACACTCGCAGGCTCCATCTCAATCAACTCCCTAGGTAATGAATCATCTACACATGGACACAACTGACAGGATTGATATCTctgacattattatttatgttgtttaaagtacaatatgacaaataaattcTGTCATGTACTtcagtggggggcacggtggcttttttagcacgttcgcctcacacctccagggttgggggttcgattcccgcctccgccttgtgtgtgtggagtttgcatgttctccccgtgcctcgggggtttcctccgggtactccggtttcctcccccggtccaaagacatgcatagtagtttgattggcatctctggaaaattgtccgtagtgtgtgattgtgtgagtgaatgagagtgtgtgtgtgtgccctgcgatgggttggcactccatccagggtgtatcctgccttgatgcccgatgacgcctgagatatgcacaggctctgagtgagtgaatgtactTCAGTCAGGATCGAAAGCTAGTGAGAGGACTTACCCATACTCAGTACAACGAGTGCAGTGCAGGCAAGCAAGTGGACTGAATGCAGATCATTTGCgttaatttaatattcattcattcataatttaatattcattcattcataatttaATATTCAAGGAGGAATTTTTCTCTGAATAAACATGCTAGCTTACTTGGCTGCTTGATCAACAGCTAACTATGGATAAAAAATGTATAGTTATAACAGAGTTGAAATTGTCTTGACCTGGACATCTGGACTACTGGAGCctaaagtgatttataaaccTAAACCTAAGTTCTGTTGCAGTGAGAACTGTCTGTATTTAACACCAGAATTGGTCATGTGTCATACAGGCCAAATGACATGACACTACTTGTAGCTGTGGAAGTTTGTGATTCAGATGAACATGTGGATGTAATTAAGGGCCTTCGCTGTAAGTGCGTCAAACGCAGGGTGGTGATCGTGATGCAGAGCTGTTTCACCCTGGGACAAGTAAGAAGTGAGTGATAAAAGATTTTAGGGAatacaaatatgtttaaaaatcgTTTTAAAGAGCTCATTGACAAGCCTGAAAGCATGTGGGAAGTTTTTTCTGACACACAAAAATGAGAACTTAACACAGCTCACCACTGGAGGGAAGTTTCCCAGggcagcagcacagtgaggGAGGGACAGGaaatctgatctctctctctctctctctctctctctctcactctctctctgtctcgctctcgctctctctctctcactctctctctctctctctctctctgtatcactctctctctctcactcactcactctctctctctctcactctctctgtctcgctctctctcgctctctctctctctctctctctctgtatcactctctctctctctcactcactcactcactctctctctctctctctctctcgcgctctctctgtctctcactcactctctctcgctctctctgtcttgctgtcgctctctctcgctctctctctcactgtctctcactgtctctctctctctttcgctcttgctctctctcgctctctcactgtctctctctctctctctctctctctctctctctgtctcactcactctcgctctctctctctcactgtctctctctctctctctctctctctctcactgtctctctctctctctctctctctctctctctctctctctctagctctctctctctccttcccatTGTTTCCTTAAGTCAGAGCTGATGAGAAACAGATGTGGAGCACGTCAGTGCCACACGTATCTCAGGATACGTCTCATTTCCCCAAGGggagaaaaaaagcagaagcaGACTTTGAAAGTTTTACAGAAATCACAACCTCTGAATTGAGAAGTGCCATAACTTTATTTTAAGTCCAACCACAAAGTTAatgaaatgatgtaaataagCAGAAGAAGATCATTTCCTTTGCATAAAGCTGTTTTATATGAGagttttggtgtgttttttaattaaaatatattcttcttccttttattattattattattattattattattagtagtagtagtagtagtaaaatattttttatatatatgtatatattttttatatatataaaaaaatgctatTAATTAGACAAACATTACCCCGTTTTCTGTTATAGTTCATATAGTTCATTAAATCTCTCCTATGTACACAGTTAAAAGCAAAAGTTCATTCtttcaaaatacaaataaaatattacaggaGTTAATACTGAGCTCAAAACTTTACACCCCCTGCCCCTACAGACCGAAGCACCCCACCCCAACCCCACATATTGGCCTGCTGTATAACAAAAGCATCAGTTCGCATAAAGacttttagaaatgaaatatcTGTTTATCAGCTTTTCTGTAGTTGTAAAAAGAGCAGGATAAAATATATACGCTTATTAAAATGTTCTGAGAGGTTGAAAGAAAACatgtaaaagatttttttctttacaaaatgcTGGAAATAAACAGGATGTGACCTGAAAAAGTTCTTAGACATTCATCCATCATTTACTTGAGTGTCATTTACATAGTTTTTAGCCGTTGTCTCTTATCACAAAGTGGAAACAAATCCCTCTTTCTAAACATCTTGCCTTCATTTATTCTGAAAACTTTTGCAATCGAGGTCAGTCAAACCCTCAAAGCGACTCTGAACCTGAAAGACACCATAACAGTGAACAACATTGGTGCCATTTAGTACTATTATTTAAATTCCTTTAGCAGGATTTATTATTGAATATGTTCTGAATCAGTTGAAAGAGCTCTAGTCTGAAAGCTTGTCTCAGAGCACAGGCTGATCCCTGATCATGTTCCTCAGTGGGCACCGTGTCAAAGCCTACTGAGCGGGAACACAAGGACGCATTCTTCTCACCAGATCACGATCGTATCTCGCCTCGGAGTGACacagaaactaaataaaaatgaaaagatattACACGATAATAATTTTTCTTGCTGTATTTGACTTTAGGTGGCTTTCGAGACCTGGCACTGAAGCTGGTGAAGGAAGAGCTTGTGTGGGTTTGACAAGCTGTAACATGGTGAGTTGAGCTCTATTGTGCTGCTGTGCTGATGTGGCACGAGTTAAGCTCAGAGTTAAGACACACAATGACGAGTCTATTGCAGCAAAGACACGCAGAGCACAGAATGGATGGAAATGCTTTTAGCTTGATGTGCCATCAGTGAAGCTTAAGTTTTAAATgtgtggtttcttttttttgtttttgtattttttagaaTGATTGGTCTGTTCTTTAATAAGTGAACAAGGATGGAAACATTTGTAAAGGGTCTTGGAGAATTGTCCATgaagaacattttaaatctttacatttctttAGGTTTGTCATTGTGAATGACCTTCACAATTTTTAAACAGGGTTCCAAGATCgagaaagcaagaaagcaagaaatcaagatagaaaagaaagaaagaaagaaagaaagaaagaaagaaagaaagaaagaaagaaagaaagaaagaaagaaagaaatagaaatagtgaGAATACAATAATCACTGATGTAGTAAGTTTTTCAGAAGTAATGAAAATGTAAGTAACTAACTAACCAacaatatagatagatagatagatagatagatagatagatagatagatagatagatagatagatagatattggtGGTCTTTTTATCTTGTCCAGCTCAATCATAGAAGTTCTATCGTAACGTATTGGCAGAGGTTGGTGTTTTGAACCGAAACCATCATTCCATGAATTTTACTGTACAACGTGCCTTTCTGAGGGCGCCTCAGAAATTTAAAATGGACCTTAAAAACGTAAAGAAAAGTGCAAGCTGTATGAAAATGTAACTCAAATCATGACTGCCTGCTGATAGCACTGCAGTGGAATTCAGCCTTGGCTAACCCTTCGTCTTTACTTATAGATAACGATGCAGCGAAGCTTAAGTCCTTGAACTGTGCAGCGCTTTTACCTCCTTATCATTAATAATACTGCACAAACTGTTCAACTTCCACAGTTCCAACTTTAATAGCTGTACAGAACGAGTCAGTGTCATCGCACTCATCCTCTCGTAGCATGCTAATTCTTCTTGACAAGAATTTAGAGAAGGTTGTTGCCACGGATACTGACTAAAAAATCTAGCTGATGTCTGAATCTTTAGCTACTGTAGCACCGTTCAGACAACGTGacactttatttttgaaatCTGATTCAATACAGTTTGACTTTTCTGAACTTGTCACATGAAACgtgttgctcttttttttcctgagtttactgtaaaattctaaaatataaatatttgtgcggttataatttattatgtataaatatgtcCCGTGACGGATTTTAGATTTTAACCAGATTTTCACCTCACTCATGGTTAAATGATGTACACTTTACTGCACACTTTAATGtctaatgtcattttatttcatttatttttttacatatttaggtGAAATTCAGTATTTTAATGTCATGTTATAACTGGTATGACTTACGCAACATTCTGTGATTGGCTGCCTACATGCTGCTTTTAAGCACTAAAACataaaaagtgggcgtggcttaaagTTTGGGCCATGAAaaggttactgaagatgaaagtTCATGTTTAATAAGTCGGTGTTTGTCCTGTTTTCATAAGTAAAAAACAAAGTTAAACtaaagtaaatgttaataacaacattaattaAAGGCAAACAAAAGTCAAAgtataaacaaacattaatcacaaaactaaataaaaaggtaaccaaaagtaaatattaagaATAAAAGGTAAACAACTTTATCTTTAGAAcacttaaaaaaagataaacaaagtaAAGGATAATgacaaaagtaaacaaaagcaagcaaaaaaacaattctAATTCAAAAGTAGCTCATTAAAAATTTGAACGTTCAATAAggttaataaaatagaaaattaaaaaaaaaattaaacgtaagtaaaataaattggTAAGCCAaagtttgaatgaatgaatgaatgaattaataaataagttaataaataaatgagtgtgGCAGAGGTTAAGATGATGGTATGTACTTGTCTCACCTCTGTCCTCCTCTCGGGTGTTGATTCTCTTATGTCACGTTGTTGGAAGTCACTGTGACTCGGTACAATCTTATGTAACATTAATGATCAACGATGACTGTGCACagcatgcttaaaaaaaaaaacacacacacacacacacacacacaatcaaaacacacactgtaaacctTTTAACtacattatataaatgattaacCGGAGTGGCCCAAAGCACTGGTTTTTGCAGCGTAAcactgtttatttgttatttactttGCTTCTCCcgtgtgtttattttgcttgTAGAAACAGCGACCGCAgccttttgtctgttttttaagGGGCTGAAGAGAGGACGTCCCTTTGCTATTTCAAGTCTGCTAGAATTACAAAGAGCTGGATGTTGGCGTTAATTCAGCGTAGCTAAGAAGAGACGTGAATGCCCTCAGTGTGAGAAACAGCCACAATGCAGCGCTGATCTCAGACTTGAAGTCATCTGCAGCCATTTTagccttctgtttttttctgtttttagccATTTGTTGACTGTTTCACACTGGCACAGACGAGCGCGAGCGTCTCATGGCacttcactctgtctgtgtttacGAGTCATTCTCGTCTCAGAGTTCAGAAAAGACCGCGTTTCTAGAGGTTCACATAAAAAAGCACAGTCTGTGCGCTTATTATGACTAAATGAGGAAGGAAGTTTGTGAATTATAATTTAATgtgaaatcattaaaaatgtctaaaagtAAAGGGTCATACTtctatgggaaaataatcaacacagtGGTGATGTGTTGTGGCCTGTTATAAAGCCAATGATTAGTTTGTTAATTACAAATGACTATAAAATTACTATAAATTGCTATAAAACCTTCTCtcggagtctccagtatcagatttatttaataacgAACAGCTTGTTTCTGGTCACTCAGTAaaacaatgttgtgttttttcattattattattaatattattattctcactcactcattttctaccgcttatccgaactacctcgggtagcTCAgacatcatcgggcatcaaggcaggatacaccctggacggagtgccaacccatcgcagggcacacacacacactcattcactcacacactacggacaattttccagagatgccaatcaacctaccatgcatgtctttggactgggggaggaaaccggagtacctggaggaaacccccgaggcacggggagaacatgcaaactccacacacacacaaggcggaggtgggaatcgaacccccagccctggaggtgtgaggtgaacgtgctaaccactaagccaccgtgccccctaatattattattattcgtatgaaataatatgaatatgttttatatctgttatggcctaaataataaaaagacaattgtgtgttttattccttacttattgAACTACATTTGCTttgacagaaaaaagttagGTTGTCATTTCAACACAACATTTAAGCAAGAAAATCAAGTCAGGACAAAAAGCTCCAGCTTAAAGATTACTAATGCGAGATGAGgggaaatgggcggggcttccagTGACTCACAGAGATTTCACCAGAGGTGTCTAGTCTTATATGGAAAAGTCTTCTTTCTTTTGATATagaattctatttttatattattattttggtaaGTTGATTCTGCGGTAACAAACCAAATCAacaatttctctctcactcattcattttctaccacttatccgaactacctcgggtcacggggagcctgtgactatctcaggtgtcatcgggcatcaaggcaggatacaccctggacggagtgccaacccatcgcagggcacacacacatactctcattcactcacacaatcacacactacggacaattttccagagatgccaatcaacctaccatgcatgtctttggactgggggaggaaaccggagtacccggaggaaacccccgaggcacggggagaacatgcaaactccacacacacaaggtggaggcgggaattgaaccccgaccctggaggtgtgaggtgaacgtgctaaccactaagccaccgtgccccctaatattattattattcgtatgaaataatatgaatatgttttatatctgttatggcctaaataataaaaagacaattgtgtgttttattccttacttattgAACTACATTTGCTTTGACAGAAAAAAGTGAGGTTGTCATTTCAACACAACATTTAAGCAAGAAAATCAAGTCAGGACAGAAAGCTCCAGCTTAAAGATTACTAATGCGAGATGAGgggaaatgggcggggcttccagTGACTCACAGAGATTTCACCAGAGGTGTCTAGTCTTATATGGAAAAGTCTTCTTTCTTTTGATATagaattctatttttatattgttattttggTAAGTTGATTCTGCGGTAACAAACCAAATCAacaatttctctctcactcattcattttctaccatgtcaatttctctctcactcattcattttctaccaatcaacctaccatgcatgtctttggactgggggaggaaaccggagtacccggaggaaacccccgaggcacggggagaacatgcaaactccacacacacaaggcggaggtgggaatcgaacccccaaccctggaggtgtgaggcgaacgtgctaaccactaagccaccgtgcccccctcaacgATTTCTGATTCTGACAAATTCTAGATATCGAGCTGATCATTCCAATAAATATTACTGTGATGTATAAAAAAGTTCTAAAGATGTTTAAGAAAGTGACACAAAAATCAGTacatgtccaaaaaaaaactattttatttatccaGTAAATTTACAGAGTTTGGTAGAAATGTACAATTCTATACAAAACCACAATTACAAATGTTATTCTAATTCATGTCTGTTTGTATGATAAAGTGCAAAAGATTTGGACTTGAAATGCAGAATTGAATTAAACATTCGATTGAATGCCATGAGCATAAGATGATGTTGAAATTATTCACAAAGTTCAGGTCTTTATTTCAGCTCGCCGGCCAAATCGCCAGATTAAGAGTCGACGTTTATGAGCAGATTTGGTTCAGACTGTGGTCAATACTTTGCTTATAAAAGTCCAAAGTGTGTGCAAATGCTTTAAGTATCCCATTGGTGCCAAGTGTGAACCATTTAGGTGCATTAAGGCACTGATATTTCATTCAGCTTTGGTTAGAATGTATAAAGTGGTTCTCAAAGTTGCCTCAGGTGGAATGTAAAAATCCAGCgccttcatttttatttatttattttctttttaatggtATAACAGACAAGCTGGTAAATGCTTAGAGGAAAGGATTTATATAAGTAATGTAACAAGAACACAAAGACCAGTTCTACTTAAAGTGCATACGAGCTCCTAATGGAGTCTTAATAGTGTGTATATACGTACATCTGTataaaaatacactgaaaacGTGTAAATTTATGAAACTCGGTTGGCTTCATGTGCAAAAAACCTCAAGCGGACCTCATTTAGCGACGTGGATACGAAGTGGATCTTTCACAGGAGAATTTGGAATTCGTCAGcgatttttataaatttaagtTGTTAGGAAAGTCGCTAACGTGAACCTCGACCGATCAACTACTGAGGCACTACAATCCAATATAGAAATTACACCAAAGAAGGTtgaatcatttatttcagttaaaCAAACcagtttagtaaaaaaaaaaaaaatcttcaaagaAAGCTAATCAcgaattaagtaaataaataaccctAGCTGTTCGATCAGTTTGGACAAAAGAAGGAAACAGTGTCCTATACAAGCATGAAGTGGTAAAATATCATGGTAGCTGATGCTCTGAGGTGGCCGAGCTGCATTATTGGAAGGTTTTGTTTAGTCATCATTCCTTTTTAGCTGTTTGTGagctttgccttttatggagtcttgtgggtgtggctaaaACGTCAGAatctgtgttgtgtatgtgcTAGTACTAAGACAATCAACATTATTGTTATAAATCAACATTAGACAATCAACATTATATTTGTAAATCTGGaatgtatcttttttttaatttggttttgtttaagaaaataatttcagattgataaatgaggccaaAATGAAAATATCAGTCTCAGAGAAATAAGGCacgaaaataaaaatataatttttactgACTTTtcaagcgttttttttttttgttgttgtttttttacaatatgATTCCTGGAACATCACAAGTCAAAATCTCGTTTGCTTTCGCCTGTCCAATCTGCCTATGAAACTGTCCTTGCTTGTGTGTTTTCCAGCAATGCATATTTGGCCCCAGAGTCGCACTTTTAATACTCGGCATGTGGTTAAAGATGGCCACAGGTAACGGAGTGGCCACCGATTTGGACAGATTGAGCTCCTGTAAAGCGCTCAGTCCTTCAAACACATCTGGATTCAAAGCCTTGAGCTGGACATTGTTTGAAATGTCCAAGACTTGGAGATTCCTCAGGCCTCTGAAGCTGTTGGGATGGATCACTGACAGCTCGGGGAGGCcgctgagagagagatagacgaGATCTGTCAGCTCCTCAAAGGCTCCTTCATCTATGCTTTGGATGAGATTTCCATCCAGACTCAAATACTGCAAGGGAATTCCTGCAAGACTGGGCACTGTCCTGAGCTGATTGCCTGCCAGCAACAGGCTCTTGATGAATGGAGCATGGAGCCGAGGGTTACACGAAACCATGCTGAGAAGGTTGTTAGAAAGATCTACGCTGATAGGGGTTTCCTGGCCTCGTGTCTTGAACACATTTAGGTCAAATTCACGAAACTCGTTGTCGCTGAGATCCACCTCGGCCAAAGGGAGCCCAGAGAAACATCCATCGCTGAGGTTCTCTAGAACGTTCTGGCTGAGATCCAGAGTCTCCAGGTAGCGCAGTTTGTTAAAGGCCTTGGAGCTCACTCTTGATATCAAGTTCTTGCTGAGATCCAAGCTGACCAGAGTCGTGTATCCGGGTCCTGACAGCATGGAGTCTGTGATGTAGCTAATGGAGTTGTGGGACAGGTCCAAGTGGGACGTGTCTAGAGGAATGGGGATGGGAGTGGCATCCGGTCCGAGCCCACTGCAGTCCACTTTGGTGAGGCTGAAGCTGTCAAACAGGCCGTAGCTCTCCACCTCGCAGCGGCATTTCAGGTGGCAGTTCCTTACTCCTCCTGCCGTGACCAGGGCAAGCAGAGATGACAGGCTGAGGCACATTAAGGCCATCATGATGCTCTGTGAAGAAAGAACATCTAACTGATGATAATCACCACAACATAATAAACTCTCTAAATGTTCTTTTCTAGTACCTACGTAGCCGTGGGTGTTATAtgactaaaaaatatatatgtgtattatacAACAGTAGCAAgacatttaattacaaattacatGAATCATATTCagaaaattaaaacataataaaatcagattttaaCATCCAATCAGAGACTTTGTTTTGAAGAGAAATTATGAAGTCAGTGTTATAACAGTACTCAAAATTACATctgtatgtaatttatttaaatatccaTATTATATTGTCATCAAACGGTTCTACTTCGTTTTATTCTTAAAACTGCaaacatttgaattaaaattaaaaataatattttttgtctttgagctgtttcatgaaatgtatattgaaagtaaataaagacaaataataacttaagaaaaatgtattttaaatttctagtaatttataaaattgaaacaaaaaaatgttgttgttggaCATCAATTgagtttttatgaaaatataGAAACACTTACTCTATTAGCGAGCGTAAGATCAATGAAATCTAAATGTGCCTTCTTCCTGaggatatatattatattatattatattatattatattattcattcattcattcatcttctaccgcttatccgaactacctcgggtcacggggagcctgtgcctatctcagcgtcatcgggcatcaaggcaggatacatcctggacggagtgccaacccatcgcagggcacacacacactctcattcactcacacactcacacactacggacaattttccagagacgccaatcaacctaccatgcatgtctttggaccgggggaggaaaccggagtacctggaggaaacccccgaggcacagggagaacatggtggaggcgggaatcgaaccccgaccctggaggtatgaggcaaacgtgctaaccactaagccaccgtgcccccttatattatattatattatattttattatattatattgtcacACTAAATCTTTCTGATTTGTGGAAATTTAAAATCAATGCAGTTTTGcctgtaattaaaaaattatattaattataatttatcgTTATTAATACATTCGTTCCGATTCAATCCAGACATTAGCATTTCTATAGCGACAGGGATGGTTTGTAATTGTTGTTGTGgtaaattttcatttattgaaaGTTTTTGGAAGGAATCTTAAAAGCTTGGTAAATTTCCAGATTTCTGCTATGTACgaagaacaaaacattttagaacATACTGTTATTTAACCGCTTGGCTATTTTCCATTATATAATacgttttatatttacattcataaacaaataaaactatatCCGGTATGAAATAAATTATGACACGGTCCTTCAAAGTGAGCTCTGATCTTATCAGAGAATAATTAAATTGTCACTGTAGGGAATATAACATGTCAGAACAGACGAAACAACTAATAAAAGTAAAAGCCAAGACTCATAAATCACAAACATTTCCCTCTTCTTTACGCTCTTGTTTTAAAGCGCTGTGAATCTCTGACTTAACAGTTAGTTCTAAAGCTCTGCAATCATATTttcaattgaaaataaaatccgGTTGGAAATGTATTGTTGAATCTGTTTGGTCAGAcggatttgattcattttctgtaacagcagcttaGGCGTTATATATTAACAGCTTACGCAGGGACTTGAActgtaaaaataatcattttctaaaatttatgaaaggagtcttcGGTAAACTAAGAAAAAAACTAAGTTATCTGACATGAGAAAAGGTACATCCGAATATCCCTCCTTCTCACCTACACACCTTTATACCTGTCCAGATTCTCAGTGTTtacataaatatgtatgtgAGAAATACAGGGAACCATCTAATGCTTGCTCAGAGATTCTGCAGCATGAAAGCAATGCATACTGGACAATCTTAcaaatctgtatgtatgtagtaCAGTATGTCTGGACTGTATTCAGACGGCACACACGTACGCGCTGTAAGCACTAgctattaaattaaatgcagaAGGTACTGGTTCAAATGTGGTATAAAGTAAATCGAGTGCAGAAGCTACTGAATTGAATGCTGtatgtactgaatcaaatgtggcAGGTACTGGAATTGAATGTAACTCATGCTGGGTCGAATGTGTCAGGTAGGTATTGGATCGAATCCGGCAGGTACAGAATCGAGTACGGCAAATAGTGGACCGGATGTGGTAGGTACTGAATTGTATGTGGTAGTGGTTCAATTgtggtaggtactgaatcaaatgtagtaGGCTGTGAATCCAAGGTGATAAGTAGTGAAATGAATTCAGCAGGAGGTGAATCAAATGTGATAGGTAGCGAATCAAATGCAATAGATAGTAAATCAAATgtggtaggtactgaatcaaatgcagtatgTAGCGAATCAAATGTTGCAGGCAATGAATTAAATGTGATTGTGAAGTGAATGCAGCAGTACAGCAAGAGGTGAATCAAATGCAATAGATAGTGAATCAAATGTAGTAGGTAGTGAATCCAATGCAATAGATAGTGAATCAAATGTGGTAGGTAGTGAATCCAATGCAATAGATAGTGAATCAAATGTGGTAGCTAGTGAATCAAAAGGTAGTGAATTAAATgctgtaggtactgaatcaagtGCAGTAGGTAATGAATCAAATGTAGCAGGCAGTGAATTAAATGTGATTGTGAAGTGAATGCAGCAGTGCAGCAGGAGGTGAATCAAATTCAATAGATAGTGAATCAAATGCATTAGATACTAAATGGAATACAGTAGCAGTATGTAACAATACGTGATTTCCTACTCATACAAAGCCTTCAGGGTGGAAAAGTTTACACTTTCTGGTTGTTAGGTatcaagctgcattttttgtgGCCTTTTTAacttaaacaaaaatacaaataataataataataa carries:
- the tsku gene encoding tsukushi — its product is MMALMCLSLSSLLALVTAGGVRNCHLKCRCEVESYGLFDSFSLTKVDCSGLGPDATPIPIPLDTSHLDLSHNSISYITDSMLSGPGYTTLVSLDLSKNLISRVSSKAFNKLRYLETLDLSQNVLENLSDGCFSGLPLAEVDLSDNEFREFDLNVFKTRGQETPISVDLSNNLLSMVSCNPRLHAPFIKSLLLAGNQLRTVPSLAGIPLQYLSLDGNLIQSIDEGAFEELTDLVYLSLSGLPELSVIHPNSFRGLRNLQVLDISNNVQLKALNPDVFEGLSALQELNLSKSVATPLPVAIFNHMPSIKSATLGPNMHCWKTHKQGQFHRQIGQAKANEILTCDVPGIIL